Proteins encoded in a region of the Streptomyces sp. PCS3-D2 genome:
- a CDS encoding GNAT family N-acetyltransferase, which produces MSWLPANFVHPVLVPLPGSGHHLRPIREADTPLDYPAVMGSRERLWTIYGPAWGWPAATMTYEADRADLLRHEQEIAAHQSFNYALFDAAETALLGCVYIDPPERIGADGEISWWVVDELVDSKVEQALDELVPQWIAADWPFEQPRFLGREISWPDWLALPEHPDA; this is translated from the coding sequence ATGAGCTGGCTCCCCGCGAACTTCGTGCATCCCGTCCTGGTCCCACTGCCAGGCAGTGGTCATCACCTGCGGCCGATCCGGGAGGCGGACACCCCGCTCGACTATCCGGCTGTGATGGGTTCGCGCGAGCGACTGTGGACCATCTACGGCCCGGCCTGGGGCTGGCCCGCGGCCACCATGACCTACGAGGCCGACCGGGCCGACCTGTTGCGGCACGAGCAGGAGATCGCCGCACACCAGTCTTTCAACTACGCACTGTTCGACGCGGCGGAGACGGCTCTGCTCGGCTGTGTCTACATTGACCCACCGGAGAGGATCGGCGCGGACGGCGAGATCTCCTGGTGGGTGGTGGACGAGCTGGTGGACAGCAAGGTCGAGCAGGCCCTCGACGAACTCGTGCCACAGTGGATCGCCGCAGACTGGCCGTTCGAGCAGCCCCGCTTCCTCGGCCGAGAGATCTCCTGGCCGGACTGGCTCGCCCTGCCGGAGCACCCCGACGCGTAA
- a CDS encoding dihydrofolate reductase family protein — protein sequence MSELLVDFITSLDGHASGEGWPGFWGLEGPEYLAWLGEQPEATYLMGANTYRLMSGFAAGEVPNGQDGFRPEEEASVDALTQASKVVFSSSLKEPLTWANSALVRDDAVEAVRAMKSSGSGLLSTIGSLSLSRSLLRAGLVDRFRVVMFPVITGATGEERIYDGYPDVALEMIEHRTFDGRIQLVEYRPRVLEHPPLGAPA from the coding sequence ATGTCGGAGCTTCTCGTCGACTTCATCACCTCCCTCGACGGCCACGCATCGGGAGAAGGATGGCCTGGGTTCTGGGGCCTTGAGGGGCCGGAATACCTCGCATGGCTCGGTGAGCAGCCCGAGGCCACCTACCTGATGGGAGCGAACACCTACCGCCTGATGTCAGGCTTCGCCGCGGGCGAGGTCCCGAACGGCCAAGACGGGTTCAGGCCCGAAGAAGAGGCGTCCGTCGACGCGCTCACGCAAGCGTCCAAGGTGGTGTTCTCCTCCTCGCTCAAGGAGCCACTGACGTGGGCCAACTCCGCGCTCGTCCGCGACGACGCCGTCGAGGCGGTCCGCGCCATGAAGTCGAGCGGCTCGGGGCTCCTCAGCACCATCGGCAGCCTCAGCCTGTCCCGCTCCCTGCTACGAGCCGGACTCGTCGACCGCTTCCGGGTGGTGATGTTTCCGGTGATCACCGGGGCCACGGGCGAAGAACGCATTTATGACGGCTATCCGGACGTTGCCCTGGAGATGATCGAGCACCGCACCTTCGACGGCCGCATCCAGCTGGTCGAGTACAGGCCCCGGGTGCTCGAGCACCCGCCGCTCGGCGCTCCTGCGTGA